A stretch of DNA from Caldalkalibacillus uzonensis:
AGGGGACCACAGCATTGCCATCGGCACCATTGCCGGGGTGGCCAAGCATGTCCAGCGGCTGGGTGTGATCTGGTACGATGCCCACGGTGATTTGAACACGGGTGAAACGTCTCCATCCGGCAATATTCACGGGATGTCTCTGGCTGTCAGCTTGGGCATTGGGCACGAGAAGCTGACGGGGATTGGCGGCTATGCGCCCAAGATCAGGCCGGAGAATGTGGTGATTATCGGGGCCAGACAACTGGATGAAGGCGAGAAGCTGCTGATTCGGGAAATTGGGCTGAAAGTATATACCATGCATGAGGTAGATCGCTTAGGTATGACCAGAGTGATGGAGGAAGCCATTAGTCATGTGACACAAGGAACAGATGGTGTTCACCTCAGTTTGGATTTGGATGGGCTTGATCCCCATGATGCCCCCGGGGTAGGGACCCCTGTCACCGGTGGTCTGACGTACCGGGAGAGCCACCTGGCCATGGAAATGCTGGCTGAAGCGGAGATTATCACTTCTGCTGAGTTTGTGGAAGTCAATCCCATTTTGGACCATAGTAATAAAACAGCCAAAGTAGCGGTAGCGTTCATGGGTTCATTATTTGGTGAAAAACTGCTGTAAATATACTATAATGGAAAAGGCACGGTATGTGGCCGTGCCTTATTCTCATGGGACATGCTGGGTGGTGAATGGCATGGAGTGGGACTTTATAAAAGAATTTTCGGTCATGGATTATCTCACTGAAATTATAGATATTTTGCTGGTCACTTTGGTGATCTATAAACTGATCACGCTCATCAGAGGAACCCGGGCAGTCCAGTTGTTTAAAGGCATGATGGTGATTGTCGCCGGGTGGTTACTGAGCATCTTCTTTAACCTGAAAACGTTGTCCTGGCTCATGTCCCAGGCCATGACGTACGGGGTTTTAGCTGTGATTATTATTTTTCAGCCTGAATTGCGCCGCGCACTGGAACAATTGGGGAGGGGGAAGCTCTTTTCCCGAACCAATCATCTTGATGAAGAGAAGATGACCATAGCGATCGGTGAGACAGTCAAAGCGGTCCAGTATTTGGCCAAACGGCGGATCGGCGCTTTGATTGTCTTTGAAAAAGAGACAGGATTAAATGATTATATCGAGACGGGAATTATCATAAACGGACAAATTTCCTCCGAATTATTGATTAATATTTTTATTCCCAACACCCCGCTGCATGATGGGGCGGTTATTGTACGCAAAGATCAAGTCAAAGCGGCTGGCTGCTATTTACCTTTGTCGGAAAATCCGTTTATCAGCAAAGAGTTAGGCACAAGGCACCGGGCGGCATTAGGCATCAGCGAAGTGACAGATTCCATTTCGGTTGTTGTTTCAGAGGAAACAGGTCAAATTTCATTGTCCAGAAACGGAGAAGTACACCGTGATTTAAGTGAGGAAAAACTGCTGGAAATGTTAGACCAAGAATTACGTGTACCGCTGGTTGCACCTTCTTCTTTCTGGATCAGGGGGAAGAAGCATGGATAAGTTTTTTGAAAACAATACAGCCATGAAAGGCATCGCCTTTTTGATCGCGCTTATGCTGTGGATGATCGTCACGCTTGACCAGGAAGGCAGTACCACAATCCGGCAGACAGAGGAACAGTTAACCATCGATAATGTTCGGGTTGAAGCGGTTTACGATGAGGAACAGTATGCTTTAATGGAGATGGATGAGACGGTACAGGTCATTCTGACCGGACGCAGGGCTTTACTTAACCTGGTGAACTTGCGCCAAGATGTGTATCGCTTATATGTTGATCTGACTGAACTGGGGGAAGGTGAGCATCGTGTGCCAGTCCAGCATGAAGGATTTCCCAGGGAACTCTCGGTTACGGTGATTCCCAGCCATGTGTATGTTGTATTAGAGAAAAAAGAGTCGCGGGTTTACCCGGTCCAGATTGATCTCTCTGGACAACTGCCGGAAGGGTATGAAGTAGGAGAGCCGCTTGTGACCCCTAGAGAGGTGGAGGTGCTCGCGCCTACCTCTGTCCTGGAAGAAATTGCTTCCGTAAGGGGATTAATTAATCTTGAGCGTCTGGGTAGAGAAGGCAAGCAGACTGTCACCTTAAAAGCGTATGACCGCAAGGGGCAGGAGATTGAGGCTCAGATTAGCCCAGATACCGTGGAAGTCACGGTGCCGATTCAAAGTCCAAGTGCCAAGGTCCCGCTCAACATTGAATTGATCAATGAACTTCCGGAAGGACTCAGTCTAGTGGACATCCGCCCAAATACGGAAGCAGTTGAAGTTTTCGCTCCCCAGAGTGTGCTGGACCAACTGGAGGACATACGGGTGACGCTGGATTTATCCACTATAGAGCAAAGTAAAGCCGTGACACTGGATGTTGAATGGGGTGACCATTGGACAGCGGTTAAACCTCAGCAGGTTGTGGTTCATGTAGAAGTGGAACTCGTCCAGGAGCGTCTGTTCAGGAATGTTCCTCTAGAGGTCAGAGGCTTGGCTTCAGGGTATGAACTCATATTTCAAGATCCTGCTGACGGTAAACTGCAGTTGGCGGTACTGGGCAGCGAACAACGGCTCAAAGCCATGCAGCATACTGAGTTGAAAGCATGGATTGATGCCAAGGGACTTAAGGAGGGAGAGCACCGTCTTCCTGTCAACATCAACCTTCCTGAGCATTTGTCCGTTTCTCCCTCATCGGTCGAAGTGGAGGTTCAGATTCGCCCCTTAGAGAAAACTGAAAGCACCATGGCTGATGCTGAAGAAGACGAACAACAGGACAACGAGGATAACGAAGAAGGAGAGTGACCCTCATGGGTAAATATTTTGGAACAGATGGGGTGCGTGGCATCGCCAATACGGAGTTGACTCCTGAACTGGCTTTTAAACTGGGGCGCTGTGGCGGTTACTCATTAACCAAAGAGGTGAATGAACCCAAAGTGGTGGTGGGGAGAGACACCCGCATCTCCGGGGAATTGCTGGAGTCGGCCCTCATCGCCGGTTTGCTATCCATTGGTGTTGAAGTGATGCGTTTGGGTGTGATCAGCACCCCTGGTGTCGCTTATTTGACCCGTGCCCTGGGTGCCCAGGCTGGCGTGATGATCTCTGCTTCCCACAACCCAGTCGAGGATAACGGCATTAAGTTTTTTGGGCCTGATGGGTTTAAGTTAACCGATGAACAGGAGGCAGAAATTGAAGCACTGTTAGATGCGGAGCAGGATAACTTGCCTCGCCCCACAGGTGCTGATGTGGGGATTGTCAGCCAGTATTTGGAGGGAGGCCAGAAATATATTCACTATCTGAAATCAACGGTCGGGCATAGCTTTGAAGGCTTGCACATTGTTTTGGACTGTGCCCATGGAGCCGCTTCATCTTTGGCCCCGCAATTATTCTGTGATTTGGGTGCCCAAATTACCACTATTGGCACCAACCCCAATGGCGTCAATATTAATGACGGCGTTGGATCGACGCAGCCTGAAGCCTTGCAACGGGCTGTCTTGGAACATCATGCTGATCTGGGACTGGCCTTTGACGGTGATGCCGACCGTTTGATCGCTGTGGACGAACAGGGGCGAATCGTTAACGGAGACCAGATCATGTATATCTGTGCCACGGCCATGAAAGAAAAAGGGCAGTTGAAGGAAGACACGGTCGTGACCACCGTGATGAGCAACATGGGCTTTTACAAAGCGCTAGAAGCCAAAGGGATTCAGGTGGTCACGACCAAAGTGGGCGACAGGTATGTACTGGAAGAAATGCTCAAGCAGGGGTATAATCTTGGAGGCGAGCAATCGGGACATATCATTTTCCTTGATTACAATACGACTGGGGATGGCATGCTGTCTGCCTTGCAGCTGGTCAATGTGTTGCAAGAGAAGAAGAAATCTTTGTCTGAATTGGTGCAAGACCTGACGATTTATCCGCAAATGATGGTCAATGTCAGGGTCACGGATAAGCACAGGGTGACGGAAAATGAAAAGGTGAAGGCTAAAATAGCAGAAGTGGAAGGGGAAATGAACGGCAACGGGCGTGTGTTAGTCCGTCCTTCCGGAACCGAACCCCTGGTGCGGGTGATGGTGGAAGCTGAAGATGGCCAGCGCATTGAAAACTGGGTCAACGCCATTGCTGATGTCGTCCGGGAAGAGATGGGTAATGAATAATAATACAACACGGGATCAATATGGAAGTTAGCAGCAAAAGGGGCACGGACAACCCCTTTTGCGCATAAACATAAAAAACAGATAAAATAAGGTCACACTCTGTTAAGGATTGACGAATGAAGAATTAATGGTATATTTAAGAGCGTATTCTCTTTTTAAGGGAATCGCGTATACCATCGTGTGTGCTTTTGACTCAAGAAGAGAAAGGAGGATCGCAGGACTTTTGACACTTAAGCGCCAGGACTAAGGAGAGACGGTTCCTTAGTTGACGAGGTGGAGGTTTATCGAAGCAATCGGCGGATGCCTCCCTGCTGAGGGTCACAGCAGCAAGTCATATACAAACCACAGGGGCAACCTTGTGCTTAAAATTATGACATGACCCGAGATAAAACAACGGAAAAGATAGGGGGATCGTCCCCCTGTTCACAGTTGAATAAGGAGACATTCCCCTATCTTGTGGATAGGAGGAATTTTAACTCATGTGCGGAATCGTGGGTTACATTGGTTTTCGCCAGGCCAAGGAAACCATTTTGACAGGGTTAAAGCGTTTGGAGTACCGCGGTTATGATTCGGCTGGCATCGGCATTGTCACGGACGAAGATGTGGAAGTATACAAGGAGAAAGGGAAAATCGCGGCACTCGAACGTTTGATCCACGGGGTGGAGATAAAGGGCACGGTTGGCATCGGACATACCCGCTGGGCCACGCACGGTGTGCCTAACCAAACCAACGCCCATCCCCATCAAAGTTACAGTGGACGCTACACCATTGTGCACAATGGGATTATTGAAAACTATAAAGAACTCATTGAAACCTACATTCCCAACATCAAACGGGAAAGTGAAACAGATACAGAAATCATTGCCCACCTTGTGGATCATTTCAGCCAGAAAGGCTTATCCACGGAAGAAGCTTTCCGTGAAGTGATTGGCAAGCTGGAAGGTTCTTTTGCCATCGCTTTGATTGATGGGCAGGATACGTCCCGTCTGTACGCAGCCAAAAATAAAAGCCCCCTATTGGCCGGCCTTGGTGAAGGGGAAAACATCATCGCCAGTGACGCGACGGCCATGATTCACGTCACCAATACCTTTAAAGAACTGAAAGACGGTGAATATGTCGTTCTTGACCGCGAGAACTTAGTCATTAAGACACTGGATGGGGACGTGATTGAGCGGGAGGTTTACAGCGTAGACTGGGATATGAGCTCAGTGGAAACAGGTGTTTATGAGCACTTTATGCTGAAAGAGATTGACGAGCAGCCGGCGGTGATTCGTAATATTATCACTCAGTACCAGAATGACCAGGGTCAACTGAACATAGGCCAGCATCTCCAGGGGCTCAAGATTCCCAGCCGCGTCTACATTGTGGCTTGCGGGACCAGCTATCACGCCGGATTGGTTGGCAAGCGTTTGCTGGAACAAATCGCCCATATTCCGACCGAAGTGCATATTGCCTCCGAGTTTCTGTATGACCAGCCGCTGATCGAAGGGGATCCTCTGTTCATTTTTATCAGCCAGAGCGGGGAAACAGCAGACTCCCGGGGCGTGCTTGATCAAATCAAAAAACAGGGCTTCCGCACATTAACGGTGACCAATGTGCAGGGCAGCACCCTGTACCGGGAGGCAGATTATAAACTGCTGACCCATGCCGGACCTGAAATCGCCGTGGCTTCAACCAAAGCGTATACGGCTCAGATTGCCGTGGTGGCCTTGCTCTCTATCTATCTGGCCGAACAAAAAGGCATCGCTGGCTCCATCGACATGTTCCAGGAGCTGCGTACCATCTCTACGGCCATGGATACTTTGAAAGATATGAAAGACAAAGCGAAACACATTGTGGATGAATACTTAACAGATCAACGCAGCTGTTTCTTTATCGGCCGTCTGTTAGACTATGCTGTCTGCCTGGAAGGGGCCCTGAAACTGAAAGAAATCTCCTATATTCAGGCGGAAGGTTATGCTGGCGGTGAACTAAAACATGGTCCCATTGCTTTGATTGAAGACGGGACACCGGTTTTTGTTCTGATTACCGATGAGCGCATTGCCAAAAACATCCGCAGCAACGCTGAAGAAGTGGTTTCCCGTGGGGCCAAAACCTGTGTCATTGCGGCTGAAGGCTTGCATGAAGAGGGAGACCAGTGGGTGCTTCCCCGCGTTCATCCGCTGTTAACACCGCTGGTTTCTGTGATACCAATGCAGCTCATCTCTTACTACGCCGCCTTGCAACGCGGGTGCGATGTTGATAAACCACGCAACCTGGCCAAATCGGTGACAGTGGAGTAAGGAATAAGATCGAGGGAAAACCAGAGGAAAAACTGGTTTCCTTCGGTCTTTTTCATTTGGAATCAAACCGATCTTCCAATTCGGGAATGACTTTTTTTAATCAAAAACGGGTCAA
This window harbors:
- the rocF gene encoding arginase codes for the protein MNRNICILGVPMDLGQGRRGVDMGPSAIRYAQVKERLGKLGYDVQDLGDIPVPSIEERTANELNLKCLNEVVQVNQVLAERVSEIVGGGRFPLVLGGDHSIAIGTIAGVAKHVQRLGVIWYDAHGDLNTGETSPSGNIHGMSLAVSLGIGHEKLTGIGGYAPKIRPENVVIIGARQLDEGEKLLIREIGLKVYTMHEVDRLGMTRVMEEAISHVTQGTDGVHLSLDLDGLDPHDAPGVGTPVTGGLTYRESHLAMEMLAEAEIITSAEFVEVNPILDHSNKTAKVAVAFMGSLFGEKLL
- the cdaA gene encoding diadenylate cyclase CdaA; translation: MEWDFIKEFSVMDYLTEIIDILLVTLVIYKLITLIRGTRAVQLFKGMMVIVAGWLLSIFFNLKTLSWLMSQAMTYGVLAVIIIFQPELRRALEQLGRGKLFSRTNHLDEEKMTIAIGETVKAVQYLAKRRIGALIVFEKETGLNDYIETGIIINGQISSELLINIFIPNTPLHDGAVIVRKDQVKAAGCYLPLSENPFISKELGTRHRAALGISEVTDSISVVVSEETGQISLSRNGEVHRDLSEEKLLEMLDQELRVPLVAPSSFWIRGKKHG
- a CDS encoding CdaR family protein; the protein is MDKFFENNTAMKGIAFLIALMLWMIVTLDQEGSTTIRQTEEQLTIDNVRVEAVYDEEQYALMEMDETVQVILTGRRALLNLVNLRQDVYRLYVDLTELGEGEHRVPVQHEGFPRELSVTVIPSHVYVVLEKKESRVYPVQIDLSGQLPEGYEVGEPLVTPREVEVLAPTSVLEEIASVRGLINLERLGREGKQTVTLKAYDRKGQEIEAQISPDTVEVTVPIQSPSAKVPLNIELINELPEGLSLVDIRPNTEAVEVFAPQSVLDQLEDIRVTLDLSTIEQSKAVTLDVEWGDHWTAVKPQQVVVHVEVELVQERLFRNVPLEVRGLASGYELIFQDPADGKLQLAVLGSEQRLKAMQHTELKAWIDAKGLKEGEHRLPVNINLPEHLSVSPSSVEVEVQIRPLEKTESTMADAEEDEQQDNEDNEEGE
- the glmM gene encoding phosphoglucosamine mutase, coding for MGKYFGTDGVRGIANTELTPELAFKLGRCGGYSLTKEVNEPKVVVGRDTRISGELLESALIAGLLSIGVEVMRLGVISTPGVAYLTRALGAQAGVMISASHNPVEDNGIKFFGPDGFKLTDEQEAEIEALLDAEQDNLPRPTGADVGIVSQYLEGGQKYIHYLKSTVGHSFEGLHIVLDCAHGAASSLAPQLFCDLGAQITTIGTNPNGVNINDGVGSTQPEALQRAVLEHHADLGLAFDGDADRLIAVDEQGRIVNGDQIMYICATAMKEKGQLKEDTVVTTVMSNMGFYKALEAKGIQVVTTKVGDRYVLEEMLKQGYNLGGEQSGHIIFLDYNTTGDGMLSALQLVNVLQEKKKSLSELVQDLTIYPQMMVNVRVTDKHRVTENEKVKAKIAEVEGEMNGNGRVLVRPSGTEPLVRVMVEAEDGQRIENWVNAIADVVREEMGNE
- the glmS gene encoding glutamine--fructose-6-phosphate transaminase (isomerizing) encodes the protein MCGIVGYIGFRQAKETILTGLKRLEYRGYDSAGIGIVTDEDVEVYKEKGKIAALERLIHGVEIKGTVGIGHTRWATHGVPNQTNAHPHQSYSGRYTIVHNGIIENYKELIETYIPNIKRESETDTEIIAHLVDHFSQKGLSTEEAFREVIGKLEGSFAIALIDGQDTSRLYAAKNKSPLLAGLGEGENIIASDATAMIHVTNTFKELKDGEYVVLDRENLVIKTLDGDVIEREVYSVDWDMSSVETGVYEHFMLKEIDEQPAVIRNIITQYQNDQGQLNIGQHLQGLKIPSRVYIVACGTSYHAGLVGKRLLEQIAHIPTEVHIASEFLYDQPLIEGDPLFIFISQSGETADSRGVLDQIKKQGFRTLTVTNVQGSTLYREADYKLLTHAGPEIAVASTKAYTAQIAVVALLSIYLAEQKGIAGSIDMFQELRTISTAMDTLKDMKDKAKHIVDEYLTDQRSCFFIGRLLDYAVCLEGALKLKEISYIQAEGYAGGELKHGPIALIEDGTPVFVLITDERIAKNIRSNAEEVVSRGAKTCVIAAEGLHEEGDQWVLPRVHPLLTPLVSVIPMQLISYYAALQRGCDVDKPRNLAKSVTVE